The following proteins come from a genomic window of Miscanthus floridulus cultivar M001 chromosome 2, ASM1932011v1, whole genome shotgun sequence:
- the LOC136535718 gene encoding protein CHAPERONE-LIKE PROTEIN OF POR1, chloroplastic-like isoform X2: MATATALSLSGGGGGTPLLRGHAALASGRCCAFPRSRWRTPRLSASRADDSSPAPFEMTVEGALKLLGIAEGASFDEILRAKNSVLASCKDDQDAVAQVEAAYDMLLMQSLSQRRAGKVANNNIPYADVKPVKSAGAGTVPKWMQATMKNAPITFETPSSSSLGIQSCVYGALMVFTYASGSSTSLPSAYTSPDVPGFILATGFGASLYFLAKKNMNLGKAALITVGGLAAGATVGSAVENFLQVGSEIKLSTWHVIN; encoded by the exons ATGGCCACGGCGACGGCCCTCTccctcagcggcggcggcggcggcactccCCTGCTCCGCGGGCACGCGGCCTTGGCCTCGGGGCGGTGCTGCGCGTTCCCGCGCTCGCGGTGGAGGACGCCGCGCCTGTCGGCCTCCCGCGCGGACGACTCTTCGCCGGCGCCGTTCGAGATGACGGTGGAGGGCGCGCTGAAGCTGCTCGGCATCGCCGAGGGCGCGTCCTTCGACGAAATCCTGCGCGCCAAGAACTCCGTCCTCGCCTCCTGCAAGGACGACCAGGACGCCGTCGCCCAG GTCGAAGCAGCCTATGACATGTTGCTTATGCAGAGCTTATCACAGCGGAGGGCTGGAAAGGTTGCTAATAACAACATCCCCTATGCTGATGTTAAACCTGTAAAGAGTGCAGGAGCTGGGACAGTCCCAAAGTGGATGCAGGCAACAATGAAGAATGCACCTATTACATTCGAGACTCCATCTTCGAGCAGCTTGGGCATCCAGTCATGTGTTTATGGTGCACTAATGGTTTTCACCTATGCTAGTGGAAGCTCAACGTCTTTGCCATCTGCGTACACTAGCCCTGATGTGCCAGGTTTTATCCTAGCAACAGGATTTGGTGCATCACTGTACTTCCTGGCAAAGAAAAATATGAACTTAG GTAAGGCTGCATTGATCACTGTCGGGGGACTTGCAGCTGGTGCGACTGTCGGATCTGCAGTGGAGAATTTCCTGCAG GTAGGATCTGAAATCAAGCTGTCAACTTGGCATGTAATTAACTGA
- the LOC136535718 gene encoding protein CHAPERONE-LIKE PROTEIN OF POR1, chloroplastic-like isoform X1 produces the protein MATATALSLSGGGGGTPLLRGHAALASGRCCAFPRSRWRTPRLSASRADDSSPAPFEMTVEGALKLLGIAEGASFDEILRAKNSVLASCKDDQDAVAQVEAAYDMLLMQSLSQRRAGKVANNNIPYADVKPVKSAGAGTVPKWMQATMKNAPITFETPSSSSLGIQSCVYGALMVFTYASGSSTSLPSAYTSPDVPGFILATGFGASLYFLAKKNMNLGKAALITVGGLAAGATVGSAVENFLQVDIVPFLGIHSPAVLVSEFILFSQLLVSLFVR, from the exons ATGGCCACGGCGACGGCCCTCTccctcagcggcggcggcggcggcactccCCTGCTCCGCGGGCACGCGGCCTTGGCCTCGGGGCGGTGCTGCGCGTTCCCGCGCTCGCGGTGGAGGACGCCGCGCCTGTCGGCCTCCCGCGCGGACGACTCTTCGCCGGCGCCGTTCGAGATGACGGTGGAGGGCGCGCTGAAGCTGCTCGGCATCGCCGAGGGCGCGTCCTTCGACGAAATCCTGCGCGCCAAGAACTCCGTCCTCGCCTCCTGCAAGGACGACCAGGACGCCGTCGCCCAG GTCGAAGCAGCCTATGACATGTTGCTTATGCAGAGCTTATCACAGCGGAGGGCTGGAAAGGTTGCTAATAACAACATCCCCTATGCTGATGTTAAACCTGTAAAGAGTGCAGGAGCTGGGACAGTCCCAAAGTGGATGCAGGCAACAATGAAGAATGCACCTATTACATTCGAGACTCCATCTTCGAGCAGCTTGGGCATCCAGTCATGTGTTTATGGTGCACTAATGGTTTTCACCTATGCTAGTGGAAGCTCAACGTCTTTGCCATCTGCGTACACTAGCCCTGATGTGCCAGGTTTTATCCTAGCAACAGGATTTGGTGCATCACTGTACTTCCTGGCAAAGAAAAATATGAACTTAG GTAAGGCTGCATTGATCACTGTCGGGGGACTTGCAGCTGGTGCGACTGTCGGATCTGCAGTGGAGAATTTCCTGCAGGTTGATATCGTGCCCTTTCTAGGCATCCACTCCCCTGCCGTCCTTGTCAGTGAATTTATTCTGTTCTCCCAATTGTTGGTATCACTGTTTGTTAGGTAG